From one Dermacentor andersoni chromosome 1, qqDerAnde1_hic_scaffold, whole genome shotgun sequence genomic stretch:
- the LOC126545541 gene encoding NADPH-dependent diflavin oxidoreductase 1-like — translation MMDRRFLILYGSQTGTAQDVAERIGRQARRYRFCVTVSAMDDYPVAELIKEKCVLFVCATTGQGEEPDNMKRFWSFLLRKSLPLNSLKTMNQSVIGLGDSSYLKFNFTAKRLQRRLAQLGANCLLDPLYADEQHELGTDGMLDPWLGEFWKILLNLHPLPVGCLPISEELLPAPKYGVICETACADGPGIIYEKLFEATVISNQRVTSLDHFQDVRLLKLDIQDSQITFEPGDVVVVYPENCEEDIKEFFRLFSFKADMYIKVTPTEEGTPLPNFLSAQVSIRECAQKYFDLTYIPKRSFFEIFWHFGNNDLEKERLREFSTTAGQEDLVDYAIRPRRTVLEVFVDFPHTTANVPLAYLFDLIPPIRPRSFSIANSLLCHPGQIHILAAIVNFCTKLKKPRRGLCTRFLASLDPSKGTRVAITTKKGSLRMPPDGVPAIMVGPGTGCAPFSGMIQDRAQRGIARNLLFFGARNAKGDFFFEKEWTKLVAMGLLDLVTAFSRDQEHKIYVQHRIKEHEGKIWKLLCDGGVVYIAGNAKDMVPSVRDALKTVVKSHSLTEENAEELLKNLEKSKRLQIEAWS, via the exons ATGATGGATCGACGTTTTCTGATCTTATACGGCAGTCAGACAGGAACTGCTCAGGATGTTGCCGAAAGAATCGGTAGGCAAGCGAGGCGGTATAGATTTTGCGTCACTGTCTCGGCTATGGACGATTATCCTGTAGCAGAACTGATCAAGGAAAAATGTGTTCTGTTTGTCTGTGCTACGACAGGACAGGGCGAAGAGCCCGACAACATGAAACGTTTCTGGTCGTTTCTCCTACGGAAAAGCTTGCCCTTGAATTCGCTGAAGACAATGAACCAGTCCGTGATCGGCCTCGGTGACTCTTCTTACTTGAAGTTCAATTTCACTGCAAAGCGCCTGCAAAGGCGTCTGGCCCAACTGGGTGCCAATTGCTTGCtcgaccctttgtacgccgatgagCAGCATGAACTGGGCACCGACGGGATGCTGGATCCGTGGCTGGGGGAATTCTGGAAAATCCTCTTGAACTTGCACCCGCTTCCCGTCGGGTGCTTGCCAATCAGTGAAGAACTATTGCCGGCGCCGAAATACGGAGTCATCTGCGAGACGGCATGCGCGGACGGTCCTGGAATCATATATGAGAAGTTATTTGAAGCCACTGTAATCTCCAATCAGCGTGTCACTAGCCTCGACCATTTTCAGGACGTACGACTTCTTAAGTTAGATATTCAAG ATTCTCAAATAACTTTTGAGCCAGGCGATGTGGTGGTGGTCTACCCAGAGAACTGCGAAGAGGACATCAAGGAGTTTTTCAGGCTCTTCAGCTTCAAGGCTGACATGTACATAAAGGTCACACCAACAGAAGAAGGCACACCACTTCCAAACTTTTTATCAGCACAGGTGTCAATTAGAGAATGTGCCCAAAAATATTTTGACCTTACATACATTCCTAAGAG GTCATTCTTTGAGATTTTCTGGCACTTTGGTAACAATGACCTTGAGAAGGAGCGCCTTCGCGAGTTCAGCACTACTGCTGGCCAGGAGGACCTTGTGGATTATGCCATCCGGCCACGACGGACTGTGCTGgaagtgtttgttgacttccCCCACACCACAGCCAATGTGCCACTAGCCTACCTTTTTGATTTGATTCCACCCATACGTCCACGTTCATTTTCTATTGCAAACTCACTGCTCTGCCATCCAGGACAGATACACATCTTGGCAGCCATTGTAAACTTCTGCACCAAGCTGAAGAAACCTCGCAG GGGCCTTTGCACTAGATTTTTGGCCAGCCTTGATCCTTCCAAAGGGACAAGAGTGGCCATCACCACAAAGAAAGGCAGCCTTCGAATGCCCCCTGATGGTGTTCCTGCCATTATGGTGGGGCCAGGGACAGGGTGTGCCCCTTTCAGTGGCATGATCCAGGATCGTGCTCAAAGGGGCATTGCTAGGAACCTCCTCTTTTTCGGTGCCCGCAATGCTAAAGGAGATTTCTTCTTTGAGAAGGAGTGGACCAAGCTTGTGGCCATGGGACTACTTGACCTGGTGACTGCATTCTCAAGAGACCAGGAGCACAAAAT ATATGTCCAGCACCGAATCAAAGAGCATGAAGGCAAGATTTGGAAGCTGCTGTGCGATGGTGGAGTCGTGTACATTGCTGGTAATGCAAAGGACATGGTACCTAGTGTGCGGGATGCCCTCAAGACTGTTGTCAAGTCTCATTCTCTCACAGAAGAAAATGCTGAGGAGCTTCTAAAAAACCTTGAAAAATCTAAAAGACTACAAATAGAAGCCTGGTCTTAG